A genomic window from Nitrospirota bacterium includes:
- a CDS encoding MerR family transcriptional regulator: MSEDTDIQPVYTIRVASSLTGVSSGTIREYERQGLLRIHRDSRNNHRLFTHAEIKWITHIWHLIHREGLNYEGIRRLLLTTPCWKVLKCPAELRNACQVYMDSKSACWSLDELPRCCVANSRKCQTCRVYDAARENQYLVPSIFVESGD, translated from the coding sequence ATGTCAGAGGATACCGACATACAGCCTGTATATACAATACGCGTTGCATCCTCGCTTACAGGCGTATCTTCCGGAACCATACGCGAATATGAACGTCAGGGGCTGTTGCGCATCCATAGAGATTCCAGGAATAATCACCGCCTCTTTACTCATGCAGAAATAAAGTGGATAACCCACATATGGCACCTCATACACAGGGAAGGGCTCAACTATGAGGGTATCAGGCGGCTTCTTCTGACCACACCATGCTGGAAAGTGCTTAAGTGTCCGGCAGAATTGAGAAATGCCTGCCAGGTCTATATGGACTCTAAATCTGCCTGCTGGTCATTGGATGAGCTGCCGAGATGCTGCGTCGCAAACAGCAGAAAATGCCAGACATGCAGGGTTTATGATGCAGCGAGGGAAAATCAGTACCTGGTACCGTCAATATTTGTTGAATCAGGAGATTGA
- the flgG gene encoding flagellar basal-body rod protein FlgG, translated as MLRALYISATGMEAQQLNIDVISNNLANVNTAGFKKSRGDFQDLLYQTVRSAGAPSGSDTQVPAGIQIGSGVRPASVQKIFSQGDFQNTQNALDLAIEGDGFFQVLMPDGTVGYTRGGSFKKDSSGRMVTSDGYTVEPSITIPSDALNISVSANGTISVLQSGSPVPVEVGTLQLARFSNPSGLNALGRNLFIPTDASGEAQTGAPGDAGFGTIAQGFLEASNVNIAEELVNMIIGQRAYEINSKAIQTADEMMRTANEVKR; from the coding sequence ATGCTGCGGGCGCTATATATTTCAGCAACGGGTATGGAGGCTCAACAACTTAATATTGATGTGATTTCAAATAACCTTGCAAATGTCAACACAGCCGGTTTTAAAAAGAGCCGCGGAGATTTTCAGGACCTCCTGTATCAGACGGTAAGGAGCGCAGGGGCGCCGTCAGGTTCAGACACTCAGGTGCCTGCAGGCATACAGATCGGCTCAGGCGTAAGGCCGGCTTCGGTTCAAAAGATATTTTCCCAGGGTGATTTCCAGAATACCCAGAATGCGCTTGACCTTGCTATAGAAGGTGATGGATTTTTCCAGGTACTGATGCCTGATGGGACAGTAGGCTATACGAGGGGAGGTTCATTCAAGAAGGACAGCAGTGGAAGGATGGTAACGTCAGACGGTTATACTGTAGAACCATCCATTACAATACCCTCAGATGCACTAAATATATCTGTAAGTGCCAACGGGACAATTTCAGTATTGCAGTCCGGGAGTCCTGTGCCTGTAGAAGTAGGGACTTTACAGCTTGCAAGATTTTCGAATCCGTCGGGGCTCAATGCCCTTGGAAGAAACCTCTTTATCCCGACTGATGCATCAGGGGAAGCCCAGACAGGCGCACCAGGTGATGCAGGTTTTGGTACAATTGCCCAGGGATTTCTTGAGGCATCCAATGTAAATATTGCTGAAGAGCTGGTTAATATGATAATAGGGCAGCGTGCCTATGAAATTAATTCAAAGGCCATTCAGACAGCTGATGAGATGATGCGTACTGCCAATGAGGTCAAAAGGTAA
- a CDS encoding flagellar motor protein has product MDILIPLGIVFSIAAILIGQALEGGHVGSIMQFTAFLIVIGGTIGAVMVNYPLKPFLMAFKLAIGAIFPGKTDYEGFISQLENFAQIARKEGILALESRVKDVKDPFLGRGLQYVIDGTEPEMLKKILEIEMSYQEEREMLSAKVFETAGGFAPTVGILGAVLGLIHVMENLADPSKLGGGIATAFVATVYGVGSANLLFLPLAGNIKIKIKSKTLIKELTIEGLIGIATGENPRLLREKLEGFIEKTNNKQTKK; this is encoded by the coding sequence ATGGATATTCTCATTCCTCTTGGTATTGTTTTTAGTATAGCTGCTATTCTGATAGGGCAGGCCCTTGAGGGCGGACACGTCGGGTCTATCATGCAGTTTACAGCCTTCCTGATCGTTATCGGAGGGACTATCGGGGCTGTCATGGTCAACTACCCTCTTAAGCCATTTCTTATGGCATTTAAACTCGCCATAGGGGCAATATTTCCGGGAAAGACTGATTATGAGGGTTTTATTTCTCAACTCGAGAATTTTGCACAGATTGCAAGAAAAGAGGGCATCCTTGCCCTTGAGTCACGGGTCAAAGATGTTAAAGACCCCTTTCTTGGGAGGGGACTCCAGTACGTAATTGACGGGACTGAGCCGGAGATGCTCAAAAAGATACTGGAAATTGAGATGTCGTATCAGGAAGAGCGCGAAATGTTGTCAGCAAAGGTATTTGAAACAGCCGGGGGATTTGCTCCGACTGTCGGAATCCTTGGGGCAGTCCTGGGATTAATCCATGTCATGGAAAACCTCGCAGACCCGAGTAAACTGGGTGGAGGTATAGCAACGGCATTTGTTGCAACAGTCTATGGGGTCGGCTCAGCAAACCTCCTCTTTCTGCCGCTTGCCGGAAACATAAAGATAAAAATAAAGAGCAAGACACTTATAAAGGAGCTCACAATAGAAGGGCTAATCGGAATAGCCACTGGCGAGAATCCGCGTCTGCTTAGAGAAAAATTAGAGGGCTTCATTGAAAAAACAAATAATAAACAGACTAAGAAATAA
- a CDS encoding flagellar basal body P-ring protein FlgI, giving the protein MNKIIASVITVSLMLTLAAPLEAARVKDIASVGGVRDNQLMGYGLIIGLNGTGDKKGTEFTIRSVTAMLTRMGITIDPSAVSVKNVAAVMVTAKLPPFAKKGGRIDVIVSSIGDASSLQGGTLLFTPLKGANDMVYAIAQGPVSLGGYIGGGGGDSVQKNHATVGRIADGAIIEREVAMDLNVKKELTITLRNNDFSTAVRLAGVVNQNLKEGIAHARDAGTIVISIPQEYENRAVELIAAVENLDVRVDAPAKIILNERTGTVVMGENVRISTVAISHGNLTIQVKTQTDVSQPGPFSKGQTVVVPQKDVSVDEQEARLIVLQSGVTVDEVVRALNSVGVTPRDLIAILQAIKAGGALQADLEII; this is encoded by the coding sequence ATGAATAAAATAATTGCTTCAGTAATTACAGTATCGTTGATGCTTACTCTCGCAGCTCCGCTGGAGGCAGCGCGTGTTAAAGACATTGCCAGTGTTGGCGGCGTCCGGGACAATCAGTTGATGGGATATGGCTTGATTATTGGACTTAATGGCACTGGTGACAAAAAGGGTACTGAGTTTACCATACGCAGCGTGACTGCAATGTTGACGAGGATGGGTATAACCATTGATCCGTCGGCTGTCAGTGTAAAGAACGTTGCTGCAGTTATGGTTACGGCAAAACTCCCGCCTTTCGCAAAAAAAGGAGGCCGCATAGATGTAATCGTCTCATCCATTGGTGATGCTTCCAGTCTTCAGGGAGGAACTCTCCTGTTTACTCCTTTAAAAGGAGCTAATGATATGGTTTATGCAATCGCTCAGGGGCCTGTCTCACTCGGCGGATACATAGGAGGAGGGGGCGGAGACAGTGTGCAAAAAAACCATGCAACCGTCGGACGGATTGCAGATGGCGCGATCATAGAACGTGAAGTAGCTATGGATTTGAACGTAAAAAAGGAACTGACTATTACCCTGCGAAACAATGACTTCAGTACTGCTGTCAGGCTTGCCGGCGTAGTAAATCAGAATCTGAAGGAGGGAATAGCTCATGCCAGGGACGCCGGTACAATAGTTATTTCTATACCACAGGAATATGAAAACAGGGCTGTTGAGCTTATTGCGGCAGTTGAGAATCTGGATGTCAGGGTAGATGCCCCGGCTAAGATAATCCTTAATGAGCGGACTGGGACTGTTGTTATGGGAGAGAATGTGCGTATATCAACAGTAGCAATATCTCATGGAAACCTTACTATTCAGGTTAAAACACAGACGGACGTATCTCAGCCAGGGCCTTTTTCAAAGGGTCAGACCGTAGTTGTGCCTCAGAAGGATGTATCAGTTGATGAACAGGAGGCGCGGCTGATAGTTTTACAGTCCGGTGTTACTGTTGATGAGGTAGTGAGGGCGCTAAATTCTGTGGGTGTGACCCCGCGCGACCTGATAGCTATTCTCCAGGCTATTAAGGCAGGAGGGGCACTGCAGGCAGATCTTGAGATCATATAA
- a CDS encoding flagellar protein FlgN, with protein MDDKYSDLLEILEREVTLFRDFLSLLQRERQCMIDLSLDKLYECHNQKETIIFNLRVLEDARAELISEIHDNNQADPAATLSVVIDKAPLRYKKGMEACRSNLRSLVESIKEINQINGILADRAINYTRNSLSFLNRLVSQLPVYHASGRIGQETVVGTLVCKKG; from the coding sequence TTGGACGATAAATATTCAGACCTCCTTGAAATACTGGAAAGAGAAGTAACACTGTTCAGGGATTTTCTTTCTCTGCTCCAGAGGGAAAGGCAGTGTATGATAGACCTGTCTCTGGATAAACTATACGAGTGCCACAATCAGAAGGAGACGATTATTTTTAATCTCAGGGTACTGGAGGATGCAAGGGCTGAGCTTATTTCAGAGATACATGATAATAATCAGGCAGATCCTGCTGCAACACTGTCTGTTGTAATAGACAAGGCGCCGCTAAGATACAAAAAGGGGATGGAGGCATGCCGGTCAAATTTAAGGTCATTAGTGGAGAGCATAAAGGAGATTAATCAGATAAATGGAATACTTGCGGACAGGGCAATAAACTATACAAGGAATTCTTTATCATTTCTGAATCGTCTTGTAAGTCAGTTGCCTGTGTATCACGCGTCCGGACGTATAGGCCAGGAGACTGTGGTCGGTACGTTAGTATGCAAAAAGGGGTAG
- a CDS encoding flagellar basal body L-ring protein FlgH, translated as MKYLIVIGVLIISLLPGWCDADDKRQIAAVSSGRASSEDSDGSLWSEERQNGFLFGDLKAHNVGDVVTVRIVESSSGKKNASTKTAKDSNLSTSISAFFGMSSDKLSQAGVGAETSESHDGSGSTSRSSDLTAVLTAKVIDRLPNGNLVIDGRREVIVNNETQLISLSGTVRPEDIGPGNMVLSTYISDARITYTGDGVIGDKQKVGWFVRIIDKVWPF; from the coding sequence ATGAAATATCTTATAGTCATTGGGGTTCTTATAATCAGTTTGCTCCCAGGATGGTGTGATGCAGATGATAAACGTCAGATTGCAGCGGTGTCATCTGGCAGGGCATCAAGTGAGGATAGTGACGGTTCTCTATGGTCTGAAGAGAGGCAAAATGGTTTTCTATTCGGTGATTTGAAGGCCCACAATGTCGGTGATGTGGTTACAGTGCGGATAGTTGAAAGCTCCAGCGGTAAAAAGAATGCATCCACTAAAACAGCGAAGGACTCAAACCTTTCTACGTCTATATCAGCTTTTTTTGGCATGTCATCTGATAAATTATCACAGGCAGGGGTGGGTGCAGAGACCTCTGAGTCGCATGATGGTTCAGGGTCAACCTCGAGGAGCAGTGACCTCACAGCAGTCCTGACTGCAAAGGTAATTGACAGGCTTCCAAATGGAAACCTCGTAATAGACGGAAGGAGGGAAGTTATTGTCAACAACGAAACCCAGCTCATATCTCTCAGCGGTACAGTCAGGCCTGAAGATATAGGCCCTGGCAACATGGTTCTTTCTACATACATATCAGACGCAAGGATAACGTATACAGGTGACGGTGTAATAGGTGACAAACAGAAAGTAGGATGGTTTGTAAGGATTATAGACAAGGTATGGCCATTTTAG
- a CDS encoding OmpA family protein: MSKKKHEEHENHERWLVSYADFITLLFAFFVVMYSTSSINEGKYRAVSESAQAAFNPSSLTSKKVEIGPKLSSGDRTTGKVEYIAAIKNVLKTFEQNKKVSVFQNTKGIVIRITDTALFDSGKAEIKSEALETIDHLAGTLTGIKRNIQIEGHTDNIPINSPVYPSNWELSSSRATSIVRRFVNMRLEPSSLTAIGYGEYRPIASNDTEEGRSRNRRVDIVILNEKQQTGEEQFTNPFANLKVE, translated from the coding sequence ATGTCAAAGAAGAAACATGAAGAACATGAAAATCACGAACGGTGGCTGGTATCTTATGCAGATTTCATAACACTATTATTTGCATTTTTCGTAGTAATGTACTCCACATCATCCATAAACGAGGGTAAATACAGGGCTGTTAGCGAATCTGCCCAGGCGGCATTCAATCCATCAAGTCTTACTTCAAAGAAAGTCGAGATCGGACCAAAATTATCCTCAGGAGACAGGACGACCGGCAAAGTTGAATATATAGCCGCAATAAAGAATGTACTGAAGACATTTGAACAGAATAAAAAGGTATCGGTCTTTCAGAACACAAAGGGTATAGTTATCAGGATTACAGATACAGCACTTTTTGATTCCGGAAAGGCAGAGATCAAGAGTGAGGCATTAGAGACCATTGACCATCTGGCAGGCACCCTCACAGGCATCAAAAGAAATATTCAGATAGAAGGACACACCGACAACATCCCGATCAACAGCCCTGTTTATCCCTCAAACTGGGAACTGTCTTCTTCAAGGGCAACAAGCATAGTGCGCCGTTTTGTCAATATGCGATTGGAACCATCCAGCCTTACTGCAATAGGTTACGGTGAGTACCGTCCGATAGCGTCAAACGATACTGAAGAGGGACGCAGCAGAAACAGGAGAGTTGACATCGTTATTTTAAATGAGAAACAGCAAACCGGCGAAGAACAATTCACAAATCCCTTTGCAAACTTGAAAGTGGAATGA
- the flgA gene encoding flagellar basal body P-ring formation protein FlgA: MKRIFLLIAALSLSGIILAGNSVVFAADSSGSLQSGDIGKIIKAYVIENTPWTEEQVTVKNVNVANNITMPPDGRYHLKPASGASMTGRTSFMLEITGTDNKVQSSWVTAEIGVWVDVVLSSKPLKERQVLNDSDFYIGRRELSRLPGGYLDDIGQVSGKRVKRFVAANSILTENVLEEPPLFKRGDKVFIIADSDMLRVTAMGIAGEDGFRGRPVRITNMQSRKEVIGEVVADGTVSVRW; the protein is encoded by the coding sequence ATGAAGAGGATATTTCTTTTAATAGCAGCTCTGTCATTGTCCGGTATTATTTTAGCAGGCAACAGCGTTGTCTTTGCTGCGGATTCATCCGGCTCATTGCAGTCAGGGGACATTGGAAAGATAATAAAGGCGTATGTAATTGAGAACACACCATGGACAGAGGAACAGGTAACAGTGAAGAATGTTAATGTAGCAAACAATATTACAATGCCTCCTGACGGACGGTATCACCTGAAACCGGCTTCAGGGGCTTCAATGACCGGAAGGACTTCGTTCATGCTGGAAATAACAGGTACTGACAATAAAGTCCAGTCTTCATGGGTTACTGCTGAGATCGGGGTCTGGGTAGACGTGGTTCTATCATCAAAACCGCTCAAAGAGAGACAGGTACTGAATGACAGTGACTTTTATATAGGAAGAAGGGAGTTATCGAGATTGCCGGGAGGGTATCTTGACGACATAGGGCAAGTATCCGGAAAGAGGGTTAAGAGGTTTGTGGCGGCCAATTCAATCCTGACTGAAAATGTCCTGGAAGAGCCCCCGTTGTTTAAGAGAGGAGACAAGGTGTTTATTATTGCAGACTCAGACATGCTTAGAGTAACTGCAATGGGTATTGCCGGTGAAGACGGCTTCAGAGGGCGTCCTGTCAGGATAACAAACATGCAGTCCAGGAAAGAGGTCATTGGCGAAGTTGTTGCGGACGGTACTGTCAGTGTCAGGTGGTAA
- a CDS encoding rod-binding protein, producing MNAGQIQTNQIQDLTKNKDVKGYEKAAKEFEAYFVAYLLKKMRDTIPKSGLMDPGAGGEIYTSLMDEKVAEGIANSGAMGLSQLLIRQWTADTEKKE from the coding sequence ATGAACGCAGGACAGATACAAACTAATCAGATACAGGACCTGACAAAGAATAAGGATGTCAAGGGATATGAAAAGGCAGCAAAGGAATTTGAGGCATACTTTGTCGCCTATCTGTTAAAGAAAATGCGGGACACAATCCCCAAAAGCGGTCTTATGGATCCTGGGGCAGGTGGTGAAATATATACTTCTCTAATGGATGAGAAGGTAGCGGAAGGAATTGCGAACAGCGGGGCTATGGGGCTATCCCAGCTATTGATAAGACAATGGACGGCTGATACAGAGAAAAAGGAGTAA
- the flgF gene encoding flagellar basal-body rod protein FlgF — MNKGIYPALSGGVAYENLLTIIANNVANINTAGYKADRPVFRVDVPDSTSTTATASPVKDKYYTVIDSVFTDFNTGVIRQTGNVLDLAIEGEGFFVVDTPQGARYTRSGNFVLDSSNALTTVDGHMVMGEGGPIVVEEGKISIDAEGRVSVDGSEVARIRIVDFDKPYMLQKDQNNLFSGTGEKTAEGYKVLQGAIEMSNVNSVKEMASMISVLRGYESYQKVMTTLDEMSAKANEVGRV, encoded by the coding sequence ATGAACAAAGGTATATATCCGGCACTTTCAGGGGGGGTGGCCTATGAAAACCTCCTGACTATTATTGCCAATAATGTTGCAAATATCAACACAGCAGGTTACAAGGCAGACAGGCCTGTTTTCAGGGTTGATGTGCCTGATTCAACCAGTACTACTGCAACAGCATCACCTGTAAAAGACAAGTATTACACAGTGATTGACAGTGTGTTTACTGATTTCAATACAGGCGTTATCAGGCAGACTGGGAATGTTTTAGACCTTGCCATAGAGGGTGAGGGGTTTTTTGTAGTAGACACACCGCAAGGGGCACGTTACACAAGGAGTGGTAATTTTGTCCTTGATTCATCCAATGCCCTTACGACTGTTGACGGCCATATGGTAATGGGTGAGGGGGGGCCTATTGTAGTGGAGGAGGGGAAGATATCAATAGATGCTGAAGGCAGGGTGTCTGTTGATGGAAGTGAGGTAGCCAGGATCAGGATAGTGGATTTTGATAAGCCATATATGCTTCAAAAGGATCAGAATAACCTGTTCTCGGGCACCGGGGAGAAGACTGCCGAGGGTTATAAAGTCCTGCAGGGGGCTATTGAAATGTCAAATGTCAATTCAGTTAAAGAGATGGCATCAATGATAAGTGTATTACGCGGATATGAGTCGTATCAAAAGGTAATGACCACATTGGATGAGATGTCAGCAAAAGCCAACGAGGTTGGCAGGGTATAA
- the flgK gene encoding flagellar hook-associated protein FlgK: protein MSGIINIFNIGKHGMMAQQVAMQVTSHNIANVNTEGYSRQEVILEEGMPLSSNPGQTGTGVNVSAIIRRYDSFIEGQLTDSKEMLGNLDVQKNGISKIEDLFYHTDGSGLNQLLDQFFNSMQDLSANPAGTAERVSVLSRADAVTNEMHSMYNSLEQLQKDMNSQIKQTVTDVNRLASQIASLNTQIQRAEATGKNANDIRDMRGRLLNDLAEKIDIQYFEDDSGQVTVIGGGMATLVEKGNTWGLNTVSNADNNGYYNIAWSPDGTNSLDITDRVSGGRINGFLAIRDTETVDAINELDRFAASVANAINQVHRTGFGLDGSTGLNLFSPGYEVGDELSVDLGEIKSHSTNTGTGNLSITIDDPSALTFNNYMLEFSGGNYTLTNTATNASTSAAYSGPAAFTFEGLSFTLSGAFASGDGYNISAHKNSARDIEVAIDVNERDKIAAAVTATGNKGDNRNALDLIALQDALIIDGNSSFSSYYGSMVGDIGVRSQYIKNQYSAQEFSSEHLRNMRESVSGVSLDEEMTNLMKYQLAYEASARLITIGNELFDALLGIIK from the coding sequence ATGAGCGGCATAATCAACATATTCAATATTGGCAAGCATGGTATGATGGCCCAGCAGGTGGCCATGCAGGTGACATCTCACAATATTGCAAATGTCAACACAGAAGGCTATTCGCGTCAGGAAGTTATTCTTGAAGAAGGCATGCCCCTTAGCAGTAATCCAGGACAGACAGGGACAGGCGTAAATGTATCGGCTATCATTCGGAGGTATGACAGCTTCATTGAGGGACAGCTTACAGACAGCAAAGAGATGCTGGGAAATCTGGATGTTCAAAAGAACGGTATTTCCAAAATCGAAGACCTCTTCTACCATACTGACGGCAGCGGATTAAATCAACTGCTGGATCAGTTTTTTAATTCCATGCAGGATTTGTCTGCAAACCCTGCAGGCACTGCTGAAAGGGTTTCCGTACTATCAAGGGCTGATGCAGTCACGAATGAGATGCATAGTATGTACAACAGTCTGGAACAGCTGCAGAAGGATATGAATAGCCAGATTAAACAGACCGTTACCGACGTAAACAGGCTCGCCTCTCAAATTGCCTCCCTTAATACTCAGATACAGAGGGCAGAGGCGACAGGCAAGAATGCAAATGATATCAGGGACATGCGGGGAAGACTCCTGAATGATCTGGCTGAGAAGATAGATATTCAATATTTTGAAGATGATTCCGGACAGGTCACTGTAATTGGCGGAGGAATGGCTACACTGGTCGAAAAGGGTAATACATGGGGACTCAATACTGTGAGCAATGCCGATAACAACGGCTACTACAATATTGCATGGTCTCCTGATGGCACAAATTCGCTTGATATTACAGACAGGGTCTCCGGCGGCAGAATAAATGGATTTCTTGCGATCAGGGATACTGAGACCGTTGATGCAATTAATGAGCTTGACAGATTTGCTGCATCAGTAGCGAATGCCATTAATCAGGTGCACAGAACCGGATTTGGGCTTGATGGATCAACGGGGTTGAACCTGTTTTCCCCCGGCTATGAAGTCGGAGACGAATTGTCGGTGGATCTTGGTGAAATTAAATCTCATAGCACCAACACCGGAACGGGGAACCTGAGTATTACGATTGATGACCCTTCTGCCCTGACATTTAATAATTATATGCTTGAATTCTCAGGCGGAAACTACACCCTGACAAATACAGCTACTAATGCTTCAACATCAGCCGCTTATTCGGGTCCGGCTGCATTTACATTTGAAGGTCTCAGCTTCACGTTGTCGGGAGCCTTTGCATCCGGTGATGGGTACAACATAAGCGCACACAAAAATAGTGCGAGAGATATTGAAGTGGCTATAGATGTGAACGAGAGGGATAAAATAGCCGCGGCTGTCACTGCAACCGGCAACAAGGGAGACAACAGGAATGCACTTGACCTCATAGCCCTGCAGGATGCCCTTATTATTGACGGTAATTCAAGCTTCAGCAGTTATTACGGGTCTATGGTGGGGGATATAGGAGTCAGGTCGCAATACATTAAGAACCAGTATTCGGCGCAGGAGTTTTCATCTGAACATCTTCGCAATATGAGAGAGTCCGTATCAGGTGTGTCACTCGATGAGGAGATGACAAACCTGATGAAATATCAGCTTGCATATGAGGCATCAGCCAGACTAATTACAATTGGTAATGAATTATTTGACGCCTTGTTAGGGATTATTAAATAG
- a CDS encoding flagellar biosynthesis anti-sigma factor FlgM has protein sequence MIAEINIPDSNGTGKSSVIEKKPDVPYGARGICDISTGSNVQISQRAKEFSHIRNILNRLPEIREDKVNFISNQMLMGAYNVSAEDIASRLISELS, from the coding sequence ATGATAGCTGAGATAAATATCCCTGACAGCAATGGAACCGGTAAATCATCGGTTATCGAAAAAAAACCTGACGTTCCGTATGGAGCAAGGGGGATATGTGATATATCAACCGGCAGTAATGTTCAGATATCTCAGCGGGCTAAGGAGTTCAGCCATATAAGGAATATTCTCAACAGGCTGCCTGAAATTAGGGAAGATAAAGTCAATTTTATCAGTAATCAAATGTTGATGGGTGCATATAATGTAAGTGCTGAAGATATAGCATCCCGATTAATAAGTGAACTGTCATGA